Below is a genomic region from Acomys russatus chromosome 3, mAcoRus1.1, whole genome shotgun sequence.
GACTGTTCCATTTAAGAATACTCTTCATATCTgttaaatgaagtaaaatatCCTTATTTGTTACATTGTGTGTGCAACACGTGTGGAAGTCATAGAAGAATTTTAGGGAGTCAGATCTttgcttctaccatgtggataCCAGTAATTAAACCCAGGTTCTCAAGCTTGATGGCAAGTGCTTTCACCCATGAAGCCTTCTTGGCAGTCCccaaacaactttattttttctttcttttttggctttggtttaggtttttcaagacagggtttctctgtgtagccttggccatcctggactctctctgtagaccaggctggcctcgaactcatagtgatccacctgcctctgcctcccgaggactgggattaaagtcgtgtgccatcatgcccagcaaagtttttgtttttgtttttttaagatttatttatttattatgtatagactgttctgcctacatgtacccTTGcacagaagacagcaccagatctcattatagatggttgtgagccaccatgtgattactgggaattgaactcagtacctttggaagcgcagccagtgctcttaacctctgagccatgtctccagggaCAACCTTATTTCTTAATCAGCTTGTATACTATAAAAGGCGCCACCAGGCAAGGTATACTTTTAATCCAAGAAGCCACAGGAAGATTGCCATAAGTCTGAAACCAGCCTAGGTTCCATAATAAAACCCTGacccaacaaacaaataataacaacaacaacaaaaacactaaaggaagggagagagaggagggagtaagttagggagggaaggagggatggagggagaaggaaggagtagCAGATACAGATCCAAAGACCAAGGCCATCATAGCCAGTAATTGCCACTTGTTTTCCACTGAGAACAGTAAATACTTCCTGGAGCCCTTATCACAAAAGTTCTGATGCTCTGCTCCTGAATGACTTTATTGAATTACCAAAAAGGTCACAGATataaaaagcagaagaaatagcTACACTACACCAGTAACATCTTAATAGTATATTATAAAGTACTTTTGATACTACAGATGCTCTCAGACCTCTATTTGAGAAAAAGGACCTAGAATGAAGATCAAAACAagtgtagtagtagtagtagtagtactttcttccttcttctccttctccttctccttcttctccttcttccttcttctccttctccttctccttcttccttcttccttcttctccttctccttcttccttcttctccttctccttcttccttcttctccttcttccttcttctccttctccttcttccttcttctccttcttccttcttctttcttctatcttctccttcctctatcttctcttcttcttctctcctcctcccccctccttattttcttcttcttctcccccaaacctacacagggtttctctgtatagcccaggctgtctggaacttgctctgtagaccaagctggccttgaactcatggagattcacttccctctgcctctcaagtgctagaattaaaggtgtgtgccaccactgcctagctagaACTTGACTTCTTAACAAGAAAACTAAGGGGAAAAAATCTATGTCATGTTAAACTTCTATAGTCAAACATTCTGGCAAGGTACTATGGGTTGGGAGGAACTAATCTGCTAAAGTCAGCCCCTCTGGAAAGTGTGGCCCCTGGAAGAGCATCATCTGTTCTCTCTGGGATCTTGCTAGAACTGCATGCTCTCAAGCACAACAAGTCTGCATGTCAACAAACCCTGCGCATGTCTGAGTTTGAGAATCACTAATCTAGGTAATACTTCGAGAGCTTTTtagagttttggtttttggttttggtttttcaagacacagtttctctgcgtaacagccttggctgtcctggactcactctgtagatcaggtgggactggaactcacagagacacacctgcctctgcctcccaactgctgggattaaaggcatgtactgccacacccagctgttttggGCTTTTTGAAAAACTAAGATAGCAACAGtattttccaaaaaataaaaactagattcACTTTCAAATAACACTTATAATGATTGTGAAAATGACTCCATGATCCCTTTAGGGCAATTTACCAGCTCTGTCCaagtttggctttttgttttttggggttttttgtttgtttgttttgtttttatttttcaaaacaaagtttctctgtgtagtcttggctgtcctggactcactttgtagatcaggctggccttgaactcatagcaatctgtctgcctctgcctccaagtgctgggttaaaggcgtgcgccaccatgcccatggcacatgcctgtaatgtccTACtttgaaggtagaggcaggaaataggaTGTCAGCCTGGTCGACATAGCAAGACGATCTAAaaactaaccaactaaccaaacaattaaataataatcttcaaagtaaaataaacctgTCCAATTTTCTAGCTCAAACTGGCTTGATTTCTTCAGTAAGTTGTCCATTAGCACATATCACCACAGCTGCCAGGTCAGCCTGCTTAACCTAGGCAGCACAGTGGCTCATACTTGCAGATCTAACACTCAGGCACTAGCATCttgatttcaagaccagcctccaCTGCATAGTATCAGGCTAGTCTGGGCTGaatagaaagaccctgtcacaaacaaacaagctaaccAAAATAGACACTCAACTTGCTTAAAATTCACATACttgaagaaatataataaatatgcccccccccccaaaaaaaaacaagccgggcgtggtggcgcgtgcctttaatcccagcactcgggaggcagaggcaggtggattgctgtgagttcaaggccagcctggtctacaaagctagcccaggacagccaagtctaacacagagagactctgtctcggaaaaacaaaacaaaaaataaataaaataaaataaatatgcccTAACTTTTGAAAATTACTCCTTCCTGGATGTGCTTTTAGGTActttgctaaaacaaacaaacaaaacaaagctttagatgatatttttaaaatgcagtttctCCAAATGTGTTAATAAAAGGTTCTAATGCTGTTTTCAATGCTTTATAATTTCACAAGTAATATGTACTATAGcatatattttactttgtaagaaaaagagtaattttatttgtttattgttaaaTTGAATTTGGAACCACACTTCAAATATTCTCTGGCACCCAGCTAAAATAAATTAGACATGACCCACAATCctgaaacaaaatcaaaccaaaccaaaccaaatacctcctcctcacaaaaaaaaaaaaagaaatcgtCTTTCAAAGGAGTCTTCTAGACATTGGTCATGGGTACCCATAAAATTCTCAGGttaattatttttactaaaatcATCACAAGCCAAGAGTTACTGTTCTGTAAAGTGGGTGCCCAGCAACCAGTAGAAACTTATCTAAAtccccttctgtttcttttaagaaTAACTCTTCCTACAAATAAACACTGTATCCAAGTATCAAGTCTAAATGTCCATCACTAGGCTACTTGAAACTTTGGGGATCATGTTAGACACTCAGCATCTGCATCAATACCTGAGTGACATCTGGCTCCATCACTTCCTCCACCTGCTCCTTTGACTGAATTATCTCATAGTTAGGGGTGCAAGTTTGTGCCTCCCCCTCTGCAGCCTGCTGCTGGAGCTCTGCGCTCTCCTGCTTCAGCTCGTCTACCTGCTGCTGGAGCTTTGCGGTTTTTGCCCTCTCACTCTCACAGGTGAGCAGTAAGCTCTTCACTTGAGTGGCCAGCTTCTCAACTCTTGACTTCAATTTCCGtctttcttttaggttttccttTTCCCGCCTCTGGGACTCCTCCTGAAAAGACAAGAACTCTTGCTCGCGgatctccttctccctcttcaaCAAGTCCAAAGCAGAACTGGTGGCTTTCTCCAGCTCTCCTTTGTGTCGCTGCAGCCTCTGTAGCTCTTCGTCTTTCTTGCTTAAGGTCTTCTCTATCTCCAGGCACTGACTGACCAATCTATTTTTCTGCTGTATCTCAGCAATGTACCTTTCCTGTAAACGAACGAAATGGACCTTGATCTTTTTAACCTGGAGCTGTAGGGTCTCCTTGTCTTTCTTGGATTCCTGAAGGTGCTTTTTGGTGTTAGCCGACGCCTCTTGCAGATCCTGAAATTTCTTGCTGATGTCATTCTTCTCTAGGATCACGTTGTATTTGTCATCAATTAACTCTTCGATGTTCTCCTTTAGCTTATTGATGATGTCTACCAACACTTGCTGTTTGGTGGCctttgtctgtagttctttgacTCTGTTTTCTAGGTGCAAATTCCTACCACGGAGGTCTTGGATCtgcatttcttgttttttgttactCTGttttaacttctgtaaggctTCGTTTAAAGCCATGTCCTCTTCCAGAGGCTCCAAGCTTTCAAAGCCTAGCTCCCCATCAGGCATCATGTAGTTGCCCTGAGGTCTACTCTTGAAGAGGCCGTGGGGAGACCAAGGGGAGGTAATGGCTACGGTGTCTATACCGTCTTCTGGGACTTCCTCCTGGTGACTAACGGACATCTCAGAAATCTCCCCAGAattctgtatttcttttgaaGAAACTTCAGGCtgtaagttataataaataaaataaatatgaatgagtAAACTTCTGAGTATAACTCCAAACAGCAGGGCAGAGCACAAGCAGTAAGCATAAGCTAGACATGTGTATCATATTTatttagataaaagaaaaatatctggaCTCATCATCTTCCATAATGTGAACTTCCCAGTCACATATAAggtgttttttatttcaaagcaattaaaaaatgtattaattacCCTATAGATTATAAGGTCTTTTGAATAAAAATCTCTAATAATATCCAAATTCAGACCATAACTTCACCCATGCTGCTTCTTATGAATATTAGAATGGCAGAAATACTTCATGATTGACTTTATGCCCACAATACATGTTTGTAGTGGGTGTGTATGTAACAAAAGACTACATAATTGCAATGACATTAACCCCCCTCATAAGAAATGTCTGTAGAGGTAGTATTGTACCAAATTAGAGATGCTGAGCCCCTGCACTTTTAGTGGCTTTCTACTGCCCTGGGATAAAGTCAGTTATCTAGGCAAGGCTTCCAAGGTCCCGCTAACTGCTCTTGATGGCTTCACCTACCACCCTGCCATCATGGTCTGccatgcctctggctcctggtgGCATATGATTCCTGGACACTGGGCTTTCTTGATGTGCTAGTAAATATCATAGACCACTCAGGTGCAGGGTGTCCATAGATGCCACTCCTGGTTCATGGAATGCTTATCACCCACGGTTGCCCAATGGGCCTCTCTTCACCCATCAGAGCTCAGTCCGAAGACTGCTTTGAGGAAACCTCCCCAGACTCTCTGCCTGGAGATGTCCCTCACCAGAGGCAACCATTCCAGCCTGTGTAGTCCTAAGATTCAAGTGGACATTGATTTGGGAGACTACTTGTTAATATCTACCTACCTTGCTAGGATGTTATTTTCACGACGACAAgagccattttttcttttttgttttttgtttgttttgtggtttttttgaggcagggtttctctgtgttatcttggttgtcctaaactagctttgtagaccaggctagcctcgaactcacagtgatccgcctgcctctgcctcctgagtgctgggatgaaaggcgtgcatcaccacgaccagctgtttgtttgtttttaacattatgTGACCATTGCAAAGCCTGTCCTAGTACACAATAGATCCCCCCCTCtcgctttgtttttttgagacaggatttctctgtgtagccttggctgtcctggactcgctttgtagaccaggctagccttgaacttggagagatccgcctgcctctgcctcctgggtgctgggattaaagtagtgtaccaccatgccaggctcacaATAGATTCTCAAGAGTACCTATTgactactgagaaaaaaaatatactaaaTGCAATGGAAAAGGGATAAGCAGTCTTGGGAAACCCAGATTAATCTTTGAAATGCTGGTTTCTATAAATCAACATGGGTAAGCTAAGATCTCTTTCAAATACTGCTATTTCTTTCCAAACAAATGGGGGGAAACACCTCATAATCACAGACAGATGAGCAATACCTTTTCTTATGaaacttccatttaaaaaataattcttctttGCTGTAGTTGTCTAGAGAATTCGTAGGATATACATTGTTGATGTTAGGATATCAAACATGTGACCACAACCAGTAAAACCTAAGgcatgtaaatatttgtttgaCTGAAGtccaacaaaatagaaacatctTCAGCTTGTTTTGTCATGTAATTTAGTAAATACCTCTGTACAATGTCCCATTCTCAACTTTTCCCTCAGAGGCCTGCTCTTAAGCTGGTTTGGTGCAACTCACATAAAAATGGGTCATACTTAAAGCCCCATGTTGATACTGTGCCATATAAATATTGAGGAATTCAAGACAGTTATAATCCttagaaaaaaaacatttggTAGAGCTAATCTCTGAGTATGGCCTGACTGTATCAGGAAAATTTGTATCTGATTGGTTCAGATCCCCATGGAAGCAGTGTCTCTTGTACTAATCTGATGATTTAATGCTGTTTGAAGAAGTCTCAGATCATGTGTTTTCAGTTAAAGCACCCTGCATCCTTTATCATGCCACAGCCTTCTATGGCACCGACAGTCACTCTTACCTCCTCTGCATTATCATCAGCTTTCCAGTGGAGGAGATCTGAGCCGTTCTCTTTATCAAATGCATTTTCACCACTGCTGCAGacattttctttacccagaaAGCTTTGAGGATGACTCATGTTGAAGGCGACATCTACAATAGCACTTCTCACCAATGACTTTTCCACCAACGCCTGTGTCTCTCCTCTGTAGTAGTTTAGAGACAGACTTCTAGGAGATGTCCTGACATGCTCACGAACAAGTTGATCTTTATTGTTGAAAATGCTAGTTTCCTTTGGACTGTCTTCCTGAAGTGGGTCTGACTTTTCGCTGATGTCTGCTGTATCATTGTATGTCTGGCTTTGCAGTTCAAGCCTCTCAGAGTCAGAAGAGGCCTCCCTCAGGTCTTGAAATGTCATGTCATCATTAAATGCTTCTATCCAGTGAAATTTGCAAGTGGGTTCAAATTGTCTCAAGGAAGAAAGTCTAGTGTTAGCTGGTTGATTCTGTATACTCTCTGCATAATTACCAAGGTTGATAtcttatttgaaaaagaaagaagacaaggagtTACCATACATAAACTTACACAATAACTGTTAGacttatacttaaaaataaatgttgaaattttttaataattacatgTATTTTCAAACAAAgtaactttttcttatttttttcatttaaattatttgagCATCCTtggattttaaagaaagaaaagagtcttATGCCAAAAAGAGGCAAGATTCATGATTGCAAATAAATGTAAGAACAAAATACATAAGCCCTCTTAAGTAATTAGTTCAAAACAGCAtcaaacttatgatcctcctgcttttacctccaagtgctaggattacaggtgtgtgcaccgtGTTTGACTTAGGTTTGATGCCTAGCACCCTTATGAAGGCACACAACTGTCTAGCCCCAGGCTAAGGGAATTggacgccctcttctgggctctgagggCACTGTTAGACCTGGTGTACAGAGACACATGTGGACAAAAAGTCATacatacaaaacaataaaatgttacaggatctttgatcccagcGTGATCCCTGaggttgtgaactgtaaaaacctgtcttttgtttggcgtGCTTGATCCCtaatacatacttttaatccaagagttttctgtacacaggatttaataaagttaacctgaGGTCAAGAGACTGAGCAAGAAACCAGCCGACAGggttaaagagtaggagggacctTGAGTTGAGGtgtatttaaaacagcatgtaGAAGTAAAAGGGTCTTTGGCGTTTCTTTGGGATTGGGATTCtactcttgagctcctcagctccttggcctttggcttttgggttttGAGCTGCTAACCCTTTGGCCTtaggttttttggccttttcctcctgggctgtcagctgagctggtgagccttttgggccttctccgttgggatgtgagctgagtaggaaggtcagctctttgctttctctgcctctctgagctagcaggtttgctgctacaacatctggctcctgagctttattggtaaaatagaatgattggggattttctttttttccttattttattttattttttattttttggcttttcgagacagagtttctctgtgtagccttggctgtcctagattcactttgtagaccaggctggcctcgagctcacagtgatccacctgcctctggctctagagtgctgggattaaaggcgtgtaccaccatgcccagcctcgatcagggattttcaattaaaacaacaataaaatgtatttttttctttgaagaaggATTTTTAAAGCATAGGATAACATAATTGCAAACATGTAAATGTGTTTAGCTTTTAAAAGTTGACAgtgccagctgggcatggtgcagagcatttgaggaagacacccaaagtcAACCTCTAGTATAcacatgcgtgtgcgtgcacacacacaaagacacacacacacagcctgcagggTGACAGAAAAGGCAGCTGTAGAATAAAAGACGGTATAAATacgttttcttttccttctgttaactTTACAAGTCCAGCTGTATAAAACAACATGTAGTCTACATAACTAATAACTTGCCAGCTCTCTGAATAGCTGCATGTGCTGAAAGGAAAATACAGTGCTTGGTATTATCTTTAACAATCACACTGACTCCTTAGGTAGGCACTGCTGGATGCCGTACAGAGTTCCTCAAACCCTGGAATCCTAGGGGACACCACCTCCATCCCTGTTTCCTATACATGGTGCTTactttttaatcacagcaacttCAGAAACCTAGCTTTTCAAGTaagatatcatttttaaaagttgctgaAATGGTGAAGTACTTTGAACTAGAAAATGAAGTCTGAATTATATACAGCATTCAAGACAGCCTCAACTTTCAAAATATCATACAATATCCTAGGTAAACTATGATAACTACAAACTATAccatttttacaaaaataatatgactgtatcttttaaaaagccttttagGACTaaaggggtggctcagtggtaaacacttgccttgcaaacacaagAACCTGAGTCCACTACTGAGGACCCACATAAAACTGCTGAGTATGGTGTTGCATGCAATGGCATGTGCTTATAACCCTATCCCTGGGAAGGCAGGAACAACAGCGTGTGTAGGGCTTACTGGAATGCCAGTCTAGTCTGACTGGGGAGTTCAGAACAATGAgacagacaccctgtctcaaagagggcAGACAGCCTTCCTGAGTCCAACACCTATgactgtcctctggcctacacacggATACATGCTTCcaaatgcttgcttgcttgcttatttatttatttatttacttggtttttccaagacagggtttctctatgtagtcctggctattctggactcactttgtagaccaagctggcctggaactcacagagatctgcctgcttctgcctcccagagtgctgagatttacaggcatgcaccactgtgcctggcttccaaATACACACTTTAAAAGGCGGTTTTTAAAAGTAATGGAGAATTTACTTAGCATGTTAGAGCCACTAGGCTTGACCTCCAGCACTGTAACACAAAACCCTCCAGTTTTCATATTATTccagatttttcttttgagaatcaGCCATATAGATCATATAAATCTAATTCGTTCTGCTGacaagtaacttttttttttcatttttactgacTACATAACTTGTCCTAACGAGACATCCTTGCACACCACATGTTTAATCTCAAGGTATATAGAAATGGAATAGCTGGAATATAGAAAATACTCATCTTAAGCTTTGTTAAGATattgtagccgggtgtggtggtgcacgcctttgatcccagaacttgggaggcagaggcagatggtaagctcgaggccagcctggtctacaaatggtgTCCAGTTATActgagaaaccctctcttgaaaaaccaaaaaaaaaaaaaaaaaaaagatattgtaaAATCACTCTTCTAAGCAGTTCTAccagtaacagaaagaaaaaaagacctgtttggtttttgttttttgcaacagggtttctcttgtagtcatAGCTGTactgaaccaggctggccttgatctcacagaggtctgcctgcctctgcctcccaagttctgggattaaaggtgtctgccaccatgccacgcgtaaaaaaaatatcttttttgtttttatttttgcttttttgagacaaggtctctctgtgttagccttggctgtcctggactcactttgtagactaggctggcctcaaactcacagcgatccgcctgcctctgactccgagtgctgggattacaggcatgtgccaccacgcccggctatgtaAAAAAATATCTTAGGCTGTGTGTTGTGATGAGAACACACTGAGCACCAAGCAGAAAGCATGTATTGctctcctgactgcagatgcaatgcAATGTCTGCCTTACATTTCCGCTGCTTTCAGCTTCCTACTAGACTTTGAACTGTGCTctaagtaaaccctttctcctttaagtggCTTTTGTTAGGgctgattttgttcatttatttattcatgttttttgagacagagtctcactgtgtaaatcttgactggcctagaactggacacacagacacacacacacagacacacacacacacacacacacacacacacacacacacacacacacacacacattgtcctTCAGGGGAGAGACTTGAGGACAAAGGGACTCTTCCAGCTTGTTGAACCTGAGCATGGGGCCTCCAGGACAATCAGAGAAGCAGCTCCTGATGTGCAAAGCACACACCTGGCCTTAGTTATGTCACCCCTAGAGGAGACACATACTGTCTAGAGTTTCTATTGAGTTTGCGTTCTTTTTCCTGTTGAGATTCCTTACTTTGGGATGTCAATCTACTGCTAGCTATATACGCTGTGGATATCTTCTCTGTGGTCTCTTTCTACCTGGTTGATTACACTTTGATCACATattagtttctaatttttaaaatgatttgttttatttattatgtatacagtgttctgcttgtatgtacacaacagaatagggcaccagatctcattatagatggttgtgagccacc
It encodes:
- the Cage1 gene encoding cancer-associated gene 1 protein — encoded protein: MSESATIDVNGPSADVSYTDSPSCLEASSIAADLPQNETKNVKWGNESAHTLSEDIYSTQDSLLGDINLGNYAESIQNQPANTRLSSLRQFEPTCKFHWIEAFNDDMTFQDLREASSDSERLELQSQTYNDTADISEKSDPLQEDSPKETSIFNNKDQLVREHVRTSPRSLSLNYYRGETQALVEKSLVRSAIVDVAFNMSHPQSFLGKENVCSSGENAFDKENGSDLLHWKADDNAEEPEVSSKEIQNSGEISEMSVSHQEEVPEDGIDTVAITSPWSPHGLFKSRPQGNYMMPDGELGFESLEPLEEDMALNEALQKLKQSNKKQEMQIQDLRGRNLHLENRVKELQTKATKQQVLVDIINKLKENIEELIDDKYNVILEKNDISKKFQDLQEASANTKKHLQESKKDKETLQLQVKKIKVHFVRLQERYIAEIQQKNRLVSQCLEIEKTLSKKDEELQRLQRHKGELEKATSSALDLLKREKEIREQEFLSFQEESQRREKENLKERRKLKSRVEKLATQVKSLLLTCESERAKTAKLQQQVDELKQESAELQQQAAEGEAQTCTPNYEIIQSKEQVEEVMEPDVTQDTKGTHSSLFLNCSSCKENLELQPMKRASPLASRIHSLLALTIGLLTYQLLKHKNRIATLKELIANEKALQDHTIEVTDFDAEEARNARDAPVLLADKLDKYHNLNEELDFLITKLGGLLESKEDHYSRLIEENDKYRRHVGSLINKVTSYEEIIKCADQRLEISHSQIAHLEERNRHLEDLIRMPREKGRRPRPRLENHPKSMTLVGHLDGHYRECSISM